A single genomic interval of Rhododendron vialii isolate Sample 1 chromosome 3a, ASM3025357v1 harbors:
- the LOC131320719 gene encoding oleosin Cor a 13-like, with amino-acid sequence MADLRQQFQLHGQQHQQPQRRTKQVVKAATAVTAGGSLLVLSALTLAGTVIVLTLATPPLVLCSPVLVPAAITICLILTGFVASGGFGVAAVTVFSWMYRYLTGKHPPGADQLDQARRKLASTARDMKDRAEQFGQQHITGSQQSS; translated from the coding sequence ATGGCTGATCTACGTCAGCAGTTCCAGCTGCACGGCCAGCAGCACCAGCAGCCGCAGCGGCGGACCAAACAGGTGGTGAAGGCGGCGACGGCGGTCACTGCGGGCGGATCCCTCCTAGTCCTCTCGGCCCTGACCCTGGCGGGAACGGTGATAGTCCTGACCCTGGCGACCCCACCGCTGGTGTTGTGCAGCCCGGTCCTGGTCCCGGCCGCAATAACCATCTGCCTGATCCTGACGGGGTTCGTGGCGTCGGGAGGGTTCGGGGTGGCGGCGGTGACGGTGTTCAGCTGGATGTACAGGTACCTGACGGGGAAGCACCCGCCGGGGGCGGACCAGCTGGACCAGGCGCGGCGGAAGCTGGCGAGCACGGCAAGGGACATGAAGGACAGGGCTGAGCAGTTTGGGCAGCAGCATATCACGGGTTCGCAGCAGTCTTCTTGA